The following proteins are co-located in the Planctomycetota bacterium genome:
- a CDS encoding PEP-CTERM sorting domain-containing protein: MTERPVTVACLAAALVAWSAGARATVLYQPVDQQITGNSTIGSFTAYSGDRVYIGFTMDWATGSVGNNEFYVLWFDSDPSQNIGVKGNEDGSGTKDFFVRHQSSDGGAYWPQELTIPNNSRVVGLLEKTVSGAGQPYNRFYLWVNPTSPTNPPPVYAVNTAGDTVISSLGKRAANNNDTVYFRDIVVATTYAEALGSWTAPPYVPVATFSAADFNDLNTGGLRNQMGGTGFSGAWYGSVDPQVQAGDLTSALYAKAQAGTARSLIGGANPRHEYRALPSPIDGEIWFSCLLRNTASNGRVGLTFNPPGGNPFDGQGTAFFELRGTSLAYDFGTGTTTLLPNMATLGQTTLVVGQILLNYFGVNDAITLWLNPNVLDGTTLNDVAALVQVGNDFADVIGHLGVFLQTTGSGFDALYLSNRGTSAAFFDVTGVQYFAIPEPSTLALAGAGLLALRRRRRRAA; this comes from the coding sequence ATGACCGAACGCCCCGTTACCGTCGCCTGCCTCGCCGCCGCGCTCGTGGCCTGGAGTGCGGGCGCTCGCGCCACCGTGCTCTACCAGCCCGTGGACCAGCAGATCACGGGCAACAGCACCATCGGCTCGTTCACCGCCTACTCGGGTGACCGCGTCTACATCGGCTTTACGATGGATTGGGCGACGGGCTCGGTGGGTAATAACGAGTTCTACGTGCTCTGGTTCGATTCGGACCCCAGCCAGAACATCGGCGTGAAGGGGAACGAGGATGGGTCGGGGACGAAGGATTTCTTCGTCCGCCACCAGAGCAGTGATGGCGGGGCCTACTGGCCGCAGGAGCTCACGATTCCGAACAACTCGCGGGTGGTGGGCCTCCTGGAGAAGACGGTCTCCGGCGCCGGCCAGCCTTACAACAGGTTCTACCTGTGGGTGAACCCCACGTCGCCCACCAACCCGCCGCCGGTCTACGCCGTCAACACCGCGGGCGACACGGTGATCAGCAGCCTGGGCAAGCGCGCGGCGAATAACAACGACACGGTGTACTTCCGGGACATCGTGGTGGCGACCACCTATGCCGAGGCATTGGGCTCGTGGACGGCGCCCCCGTACGTGCCGGTGGCCACCTTCTCGGCGGCCGACTTCAACGATCTGAACACAGGCGGGCTGCGCAACCAGATGGGCGGCACCGGCTTCAGTGGCGCGTGGTACGGCAGCGTGGACCCGCAGGTGCAGGCCGGCGACCTGACCTCGGCCCTCTACGCCAAGGCGCAGGCGGGCACCGCGCGCAGCCTCATCGGCGGCGCGAATCCGCGGCACGAGTATCGCGCGCTGCCCTCCCCCATTGACGGCGAGATCTGGTTCTCGTGTCTCCTGCGCAACACCGCCTCAAACGGGCGGGTGGGCCTGACCTTCAACCCGCCGGGGGGCAACCCCTTCGACGGGCAAGGCACGGCTTTCTTCGAGCTGCGGGGCACCAGCCTGGCCTACGACTTCGGCACGGGCACGACCACGCTCCTCCCCAACATGGCCACCCTGGGGCAGACGACCCTGGTGGTGGGCCAGATCCTCCTCAACTACTTCGGCGTCAACGACGCGATCACCCTGTGGCTGAACCCGAACGTGCTCGACGGCACGACGCTGAACGATGTGGCTGCCCTGGTGCAGGTGGGCAACGATTTCGCCGACGTCATCGGCCACCTGGGCGTGTTCCTCCAGACCACGGGCAGCGGCTTCGACGCGCTCTACCTCAGCAATCGCGGCACCAGCGCCGCCTTCTTCGATGTGACCGGGGTGCAGTACTTCGCCATTCCCGAGCCGTCCACGCTCGCGCTGGCCGGGGCCGGCCTGCTGGCCCTCAGGCGGCGCCGGCGGCGCGCGGCCTGA
- a CDS encoding YdbH domain-containing protein, giving the protein MKRAWKWLRRTLVTAAFGTAACLAVWVAVVPRLVQRLAAEQLAGMGLRGAALQIRGLSLRHVQLANVAAGEDERLRVGAVGIGFTLGGLLGGRLRVIELTGLETEIRLRGGTLDLGPLADLGGDGGGGSENPFDEVRLRSSAILLDLEGRRLRIPVEGTATDAGAGKLRLDLRVDAEGCAATLQGVVDGVTNDLDLALGAQVREVAALAAALPPQWGAPPVKATGSASIEVSCSQRKGQLTLRAGLKTAGLRLAGEVGGRRFSADVGLSARATVADGRVEGFWCRVDNDGVSVDGLPLIGGLHLVASLQGGALTVPSASVRGRGWSLELDMCGATGVLEALAGKATPITIHLPWWRGSIEPQQLCTDAGPLASWLRAVPPQPVDVMGQKTVVTLAPGAREAGTAWTWQVQAPDVVVSWGDADLQFALPRATLQGVAVKLRLAAEASAKAVQAQVLPGSRVSCAAASGSFGGLTLAVPRGEGAGVEVSVGQQKGELWAALGDATPAWGVRVPELAVAVLGARAEGPMGLVATGIAASGQLALEAGPERAAVSLRPGSGLTVSAARLPAAGAEATGFELHVGEREAQVSASLTDAEPAWDAQAPDLRLGLGRAKAELPGGVAADGVAVYAQLGVRANPREAIVAVAGGSDLIVGSLKLPWLDIRKAAAGPLVGIELGAKGLEAKMPLHGERPAWSLDVPEFVVKQAEADLVLPNGAGRVEGCRGELRLGAVAGPAQLRVALLRGCFVGFQAVEAAVGGDVLRVGPNGLELAPGKSFGTLDLAGGQPVSASAILELQSGRPLAAMLGQEVSATLGAVSADACAAWSAAKGGEVLGKLSATGVEAAVERKLGDSVLKARVPSAEARVDARADFSAGRGHERPLSLGFAFATKAGSAPVTVSFSGADIVVGRGRVTGSVGLGDPRPPAVEVMAFLDGASVRHKASGLSIEGLSASMPLSWGGARPALGSFYAGALGAAGASVRAVSGTVGLADMRAEFTAACEPLKGAKLSVEGSLDASQGEPRGTARLSLPLFRLEDEHELGRRVPALHGLLATGTFGVEGFARLADGQVRPTLTLTVLDGVLKSREWDMEAEGVFATVRLSSLAPLLTPRKELQIALVQRAKMGALEVEHGTVAFRLEPAGPAGAPSHFAAVIQRADWGWCGGRLYVEDFSFDPQAAEHRFTLHAADLKLEALTALIPDRQVTGVGTLSGMLPVRIAGWPNIRFGSGHLHSLPNQRGWLRIQDLGPLESTIAAVAEASVPDFLPAHVRAEGREQLRESMLTALREFEYDELKLDFIDRGEETLARLTTSGRGRHPDRWGLRYPIGGIELNFIGLDKELLNHILRFRPTD; this is encoded by the coding sequence ATGAAGCGCGCGTGGAAGTGGCTGCGGCGCACCCTCGTCACCGCGGCGTTCGGCACGGCGGCCTGCCTGGCCGTCTGGGTGGCCGTGGTGCCCCGCCTGGTGCAGCGGCTGGCCGCCGAGCAACTGGCGGGAATGGGGCTGCGGGGCGCGGCCCTCCAGATCCGCGGGCTGTCGCTGCGCCACGTGCAACTGGCCAACGTGGCCGCGGGCGAGGACGAGCGCCTGCGGGTGGGCGCCGTGGGCATCGGCTTCACCCTCGGCGGGCTCCTGGGTGGCCGCCTGCGGGTGATCGAGCTGACCGGGCTGGAGACCGAAATCCGTCTCCGGGGCGGGACGCTCGACCTCGGCCCGCTCGCCGACCTGGGCGGGGATGGGGGCGGCGGGAGCGAGAACCCCTTCGACGAGGTCCGGCTCCGCTCGTCCGCCATCCTTCTCGACCTGGAGGGCCGGCGCCTGCGAATCCCCGTCGAGGGCACGGCCACGGACGCCGGCGCCGGCAAGCTGCGCCTGGACCTGCGGGTGGACGCCGAGGGCTGCGCCGCCACTCTCCAGGGCGTGGTGGACGGGGTCACGAACGATCTCGATCTCGCGTTGGGTGCCCAGGTGCGCGAGGTCGCCGCACTCGCGGCCGCTCTGCCTCCGCAGTGGGGCGCGCCCCCCGTGAAGGCCACTGGTTCGGCGAGCATCGAGGTCTCGTGCTCTCAGCGGAAGGGGCAGTTGACCCTGCGGGCCGGCCTGAAGACCGCCGGCCTCCGGCTCGCGGGCGAGGTGGGCGGGCGGCGTTTCTCAGCCGACGTGGGCCTTTCGGCCAGAGCCACCGTGGCCGATGGGCGCGTGGAGGGGTTCTGGTGCCGAGTGGACAATGACGGCGTTTCTGTGGACGGCTTGCCCCTCATCGGCGGCCTGCATCTGGTCGCCTCGTTGCAGGGCGGCGCGCTCACCGTGCCCAGCGCGTCGGTGAGAGGCCGCGGGTGGTCGCTCGAGCTGGACATGTGCGGCGCCACGGGGGTGCTGGAGGCCCTCGCGGGCAAGGCGACGCCGATCACCATCCATCTGCCCTGGTGGCGCGGTTCGATCGAGCCGCAGCAGCTCTGCACCGACGCGGGCCCGTTGGCAAGCTGGCTTCGGGCCGTCCCGCCTCAGCCCGTGGATGTGATGGGGCAGAAGACCGTTGTCACCCTCGCGCCCGGCGCAAGGGAGGCGGGGACCGCCTGGACCTGGCAGGTGCAGGCGCCCGACGTCGTCGTCTCGTGGGGTGACGCGGATCTCCAGTTTGCCCTTCCGCGGGCCACGCTCCAGGGCGTGGCCGTGAAGCTCCGCTTGGCGGCGGAGGCGAGTGCCAAGGCCGTCCAGGCTCAGGTGCTGCCCGGCTCGCGGGTCTCGTGCGCCGCCGCCTCGGGTTCGTTCGGCGGTCTTACGCTCGCCGTGCCAAGGGGCGAAGGGGCCGGCGTCGAGGTGTCGGTGGGCCAGCAGAAGGGCGAGCTGTGGGCCGCGCTCGGGGATGCGACGCCGGCGTGGGGCGTGCGCGTGCCCGAGCTGGCGGTGGCGGTCCTCGGTGCGCGTGCCGAGGGGCCGATGGGGCTGGTGGCGACGGGGATCGCCGCGAGCGGGCAGCTCGCGCTGGAGGCCGGCCCCGAGAGGGCCGCTGTCTCGCTCCGCCCTGGCTCGGGCCTCACGGTGAGCGCCGCCAGGCTGCCCGCGGCGGGGGCCGAGGCCACCGGGTTCGAACTGCACGTCGGCGAGCGGGAGGCTCAGGTCTCCGCTTCGCTGACGGATGCGGAACCGGCCTGGGACGCGCAGGCGCCCGACCTGCGGCTGGGCCTCGGGCGGGCGAAGGCGGAACTGCCCGGCGGCGTGGCCGCCGACGGCGTGGCGGTCTACGCTCAGCTTGGCGTGCGGGCCAACCCCCGCGAGGCGATCGTCGCGGTCGCCGGCGGTTCCGACCTCATCGTTGGCTCGCTGAAGCTCCCCTGGCTCGACATCCGCAAGGCCGCTGCGGGGCCGCTCGTGGGCATCGAGCTGGGCGCGAAGGGTCTGGAGGCCAAGATGCCCCTGCACGGCGAGAGGCCCGCCTGGTCGCTCGACGTGCCCGAGTTCGTCGTGAAGCAGGCCGAAGCTGACCTCGTGCTGCCGAACGGCGCGGGCAGGGTGGAGGGCTGCCGGGGGGAACTGAGACTGGGCGCAGTGGCGGGCCCGGCGCAGCTCAGGGTGGCGCTCCTGAGGGGCTGCTTCGTAGGCTTCCAGGCCGTGGAGGCGGCCGTGGGCGGCGACGTGCTGCGGGTGGGCCCGAATGGGCTTGAGCTGGCGCCCGGCAAGTCCTTCGGCACCCTCGACCTGGCCGGCGGGCAACCTGTGTCCGCGAGCGCCATCCTCGAGCTGCAATCGGGTCGGCCGCTGGCGGCCATGCTGGGACAGGAGGTAAGTGCAACTCTCGGGGCCGTGAGCGCGGATGCGTGCGCCGCCTGGTCGGCGGCCAAGGGCGGAGAGGTGCTCGGCAAGCTGTCGGCGACGGGGGTGGAGGCAGCCGTCGAGCGCAAGCTCGGGGACTCCGTGCTCAAGGCGCGGGTGCCGAGTGCGGAGGCCCGCGTGGACGCGCGGGCCGATTTCTCCGCTGGCCGCGGCCACGAGAGGCCGCTCTCGCTTGGGTTCGCGTTCGCCACGAAGGCCGGCAGCGCCCCTGTGACGGTCAGCTTCTCGGGCGCCGACATCGTGGTGGGCAGAGGCAGAGTCACAGGCTCGGTGGGTCTGGGTGATCCGCGGCCCCCTGCGGTGGAGGTCATGGCTTTCCTCGACGGGGCTTCGGTCCGCCACAAGGCGTCGGGGCTGTCCATCGAGGGCCTTTCCGCGAGCATGCCGCTCTCGTGGGGCGGCGCCAGGCCCGCCCTGGGCAGCTTCTACGCGGGCGCCCTCGGGGCCGCCGGCGCGAGCGTGCGAGCCGTCAGCGGCACCGTGGGCCTGGCGGACATGCGGGCGGAATTCACGGCGGCGTGCGAGCCGCTGAAGGGGGCGAAGCTGAGCGTGGAGGGCTCGCTCGATGCCTCGCAGGGCGAGCCGCGCGGCACCGCCCGCCTGTCGTTGCCGCTGTTCAGGCTGGAGGACGAGCACGAGCTGGGCCGCCGCGTGCCGGCGCTCCATGGGCTGCTGGCGACCGGCACGTTCGGGGTCGAGGGCTTTGCTCGCCTCGCGGACGGTCAGGTGCGCCCCACCCTCACCCTCACCGTGCTGGACGGGGTCCTCAAGAGCAGGGAGTGGGACATGGAGGCGGAGGGCGTGTTCGCGACGGTGCGTCTCAGCAGCCTGGCGCCGCTGCTCACGCCGCGCAAGGAGCTTCAGATCGCGCTTGTCCAGCGGGCGAAGATGGGCGCGCTGGAGGTCGAGCACGGCACCGTGGCCTTCCGCCTCGAGCCGGCGGGGCCTGCCGGGGCGCCCAGCCACTTCGCCGCCGTCATCCAGCGGGCCGACTGGGGCTGGTGCGGCGGGCGGCTCTACGTGGAGGATTTCTCGTTCGACCCTCAGGCCGCGGAACACCGGTTCACGCTGCACGCGGCGGACCTCAAGCTCGAGGCGCTCACGGCCCTCATCCCCGACCGGCAGGTGACGGGCGTGGGCACCCTGAGCGGCATGCTGCCCGTGCGCATCGCGGGGTGGCCCAACATCCGCTTCGGCAGCGGCCATCTGCACTCGCTGCCCAACCAGCGCGGCTGGCTCCGCATCCAGGACCTCGGGCCGCTGGAGTCCACCATCGCCGCCGTGGCCGAGGCCAGCGTGCCGGACTTCTTGCCCGCGCACGTGCGCGCCGAGGGCCGCGAACAGCTTCGCGAGAGCATGCTCACGGCCCTGAGAGAATTTGAATACGATGAGCTGAAACTCGACTTCATAGATAGGGGGGAGGAGACGCTCGCTCGGCTCACCACGAGCGGGCGCGGGCGCCACCCCGACCGCTGGGGCCTCCGCTACCCCATCGGCGGCATCGAGTTGAACTTCATCGGCCTTGACAAGGAACTGCTGAACCATATACTCAGGTTCAGACCCACCGACTGA
- a CDS encoding DUF1318 domain-containing protein, giving the protein MKTRLGIPGLAVFVAACVAFPAAALARSKGEVLDSIKARYPALLKLLADKRVGETAQGLIEAVKSASLQDKVEAKGQTITLAQFIQDENNDRTEYFGIAARETKTTPEIVARNFGRVRESKLNKGEFWKGDDGKWEQKK; this is encoded by the coding sequence ATGAAGACGCGACTGGGCATCCCCGGGCTGGCCGTGTTCGTGGCGGCGTGTGTGGCGTTTCCCGCGGCGGCGCTGGCCCGCAGCAAGGGCGAGGTGCTCGACAGCATCAAGGCCCGCTACCCCGCGCTGCTCAAGCTCCTGGCCGACAAGCGGGTCGGCGAGACCGCCCAGGGCCTCATCGAGGCCGTGAAGAGCGCCTCGCTCCAGGACAAGGTCGAGGCCAAGGGCCAGACGATCACCCTCGCGCAGTTCATCCAGGACGAGAACAACGACCGCACCGAGTACTTCGGCATCGCGGCCCGCGAGACCAAGACCACGCCCGAGATCGTCGCTAGGAACTTCGGCCGCGTGCGCGAATCGAAGCTCAACAAGGGCGAGTTCTGGAAGGGCGACGACGGCAAGTGGGAGCAGAAGAAATAG
- a CDS encoding uroporphyrinogen decarboxylase family protein: protein MLSIPRSPAPDFGRFLKVVTRNGEPDRVPFVELGVDAEVMAAVLGEPAAPAEAQVRFWHALGYDYASLKANIPWTRRRDTAPDTADLPHAQRDWVNAHSALIASRADFERFRWPRPHEVDYRDIETAIRVAPEGLGIVGRVSGVLENAMFTLGFEGLSYLLADDPALVRDTADAVGALILNVVETLASMDGVGAIFFGEDMGFKTASMLSPAAMREFIFPWHRRIVAAAHARGKPILLHSCGNLRTLMDDILATGWDAKHSFEDVIQPITKAKALYGHRIAVLGGIDMDLLSRGSEAAVRRRVREVIRACAPGGGFALGSGNTVANYVPLGNYLAMLDEGWRRGRYPIGA, encoded by the coding sequence GTGCTCTCCATCCCCCGCAGTCCCGCGCCTGACTTCGGCCGCTTCCTCAAGGTCGTCACCCGGAACGGCGAGCCGGACCGGGTGCCCTTCGTCGAGCTGGGCGTGGACGCCGAGGTGATGGCGGCCGTGCTGGGCGAGCCGGCCGCCCCGGCCGAGGCCCAGGTGCGCTTCTGGCACGCACTCGGCTACGACTACGCGAGCCTCAAGGCCAACATCCCCTGGACCCGCCGCCGCGACACGGCGCCCGACACGGCCGATCTGCCCCACGCCCAGCGCGACTGGGTGAACGCGCACTCCGCCCTCATCGCGTCGCGGGCCGACTTCGAGCGCTTCCGCTGGCCCCGCCCGCACGAGGTGGACTACCGCGACATCGAGACCGCCATCCGCGTGGCGCCCGAGGGCCTGGGCATCGTGGGGCGCGTCTCGGGCGTGCTCGAGAACGCCATGTTCACCCTCGGCTTCGAGGGGCTGTCGTACCTGCTCGCCGACGACCCCGCCCTGGTGCGCGACACGGCCGATGCCGTGGGCGCGCTCATCCTCAACGTCGTCGAAACCCTGGCCTCGATGGACGGCGTGGGGGCGATCTTCTTCGGCGAGGACATGGGCTTCAAGACCGCCAGCATGCTCTCGCCCGCGGCGATGCGCGAGTTCATCTTCCCCTGGCACCGCCGCATCGTGGCCGCCGCGCACGCCCGCGGCAAGCCGATCCTGCTCCATTCGTGCGGCAACCTGCGGACGCTCATGGACGACATCCTGGCCACGGGCTGGGACGCCAAGCACTCGTTCGAGGATGTGATTCAGCCGATCACCAAGGCCAAGGCGCTCTACGGCCACCGCATCGCGGTGCTGGGCGGGATCGACATGGACCTGCTCAGCCGCGGCAGCGAGGCGGCCGTGCGGCGCCGGGTGCGCGAGGTGATTCGCGCGTGCGCCCCGGGCGGCGGCTTCGCCCTCGGCTCGGGCAACACCGTGGCCAACTACGTGCCCCTGGGCAACTACCTGGCCATGCTCGACGAGGGCTGGCGGCGGGGGCGGTACCCCATTGGGGCCTGA
- a CDS encoding glycosyltransferase, whose translation MKLSIVIATHNRAALLERVVEATLAQTLPPDRFELILVDDGSTDGTETLGAELGQRRGVRYIRQPNRGVAAARNRGIAQATGEVVAFTDDDCLVPPDWLERLADGYARHPEVVGVGGRLVAPPDALRARAVARLEAHVARCVYGAGDEEALGGFECPAGGTNNMSYRRAALLEVGGFDEGFPPLVWGEDADLKRRLTQRGGRLLYVPVAVLHLRDYGLGSFLRQSWQRGRGEAHFRLKHEGRRGAPAHLKRLCLAPLKLAAAPLRRDPAMRAAAALGDLALAAGCLTYRCRKRA comes from the coding sequence GTGAAGCTCTCCATCGTCATCGCCACCCACAATCGCGCAGCGCTCCTCGAGCGGGTCGTCGAAGCCACCCTCGCCCAGACCCTGCCCCCCGACCGCTTCGAGCTGATCCTCGTGGACGACGGCTCGACCGACGGCACCGAGACCCTCGGCGCCGAGCTGGGGCAGCGGCGCGGCGTGCGCTACATTCGCCAGCCCAACCGCGGCGTCGCCGCCGCCCGCAACCGCGGCATCGCCCAGGCCACGGGCGAGGTGGTGGCCTTCACGGACGACGATTGCCTCGTCCCCCCCGACTGGCTGGAACGCCTGGCCGACGGCTACGCCCGCCACCCCGAGGTCGTGGGCGTGGGCGGGCGGCTCGTGGCGCCGCCCGACGCGTTGCGCGCCCGCGCCGTCGCGCGGCTCGAGGCCCACGTGGCCCGTTGCGTCTACGGCGCCGGCGACGAGGAGGCGCTCGGCGGCTTCGAGTGCCCGGCCGGCGGCACGAACAACATGTCGTACCGCCGCGCCGCGCTCCTCGAGGTGGGCGGCTTCGACGAGGGCTTTCCCCCCCTCGTGTGGGGCGAGGACGCCGACCTGAAGCGGCGCCTCACCCAGCGCGGCGGGCGGCTGCTCTATGTGCCGGTGGCGGTGCTTCACCTGCGCGACTACGGGCTCGGGTCCTTCCTGCGCCAGAGCTGGCAGCGGGGGAGGGGCGAGGCGCACTTTCGCCTCAAGCACGAGGGCCGCCGCGGCGCCCCCGCCCACCTGAAGCGCCTGTGCCTCGCGCCGCTCAAGCTCGCCGCCGCGCCCCTCCGCCGCGACCCGGCGATGCGCGCCGCGGCCGCGCTCGGCGACCTGGCACTGGCGGCCGGATGCCTCACCTATCGCTGCCGGAAACGCGCATAG
- a CDS encoding DegT/DnrJ/EryC1/StrS family aminotransferase has protein sequence MITPDRRRELLSRGKPAVAWKGEPQLGGWYTEEEIEAAVKAIRDSMDPNVGFGFITQEITDFEEAFARHVGTQFAVSLSTASVGLDLAVRCLDLEPGDEVIVPAVNFRASALAVLGQGGRVVFCDADERTLCADPADVERRITPRTRAILPTHMNGLSADMDALLAVAERHPHPKHGPPKVIGDAARACGGGYRGTRIGKKGWCTVFSFHTMKLMTTLGEGGMVTTDDAALADRLRALRQWGGEGWGSSFKLTKPQAAVGLVQLRRLDAMIARRRELALARSRLLDGVPELTLPLEPPGCEHTFYLYTLLVPREWAGPKRDRLMALLEQDYGVGAVVANPPTYLSHPFIRERTAGQVLPRAEELGGRILCVALHPRMTDDLNEYIAAAVIEAVERVAQERG, from the coding sequence ATGATCACACCTGATCGCAGACGGGAACTCCTGAGCCGCGGCAAGCCGGCCGTGGCCTGGAAGGGCGAGCCGCAGCTCGGAGGCTGGTACACGGAGGAGGAGATCGAGGCCGCGGTGAAGGCCATCCGCGACTCGATGGACCCCAACGTGGGCTTCGGCTTCATCACCCAGGAGATCACCGACTTCGAGGAGGCGTTCGCCCGCCACGTGGGGACGCAGTTCGCCGTGTCGCTCTCGACGGCGAGCGTGGGCCTCGACCTGGCCGTGCGATGCCTCGACCTCGAGCCGGGCGACGAGGTGATCGTGCCGGCCGTGAACTTCCGGGCCTCCGCCCTCGCCGTCCTGGGCCAGGGCGGCCGCGTGGTGTTCTGCGACGCCGACGAGCGCACCCTCTGCGCCGACCCGGCCGACGTCGAGCGGCGCATCACCCCGCGCACCCGCGCCATCCTGCCCACGCACATGAACGGCCTGTCGGCCGACATGGACGCGCTGCTGGCCGTGGCCGAGCGCCACCCGCACCCCAAGCACGGCCCGCCCAAGGTGATCGGCGACGCCGCGCGCGCCTGCGGCGGAGGCTACCGGGGCACCCGCATCGGCAAGAAGGGCTGGTGCACGGTCTTCAGCTTCCACACGATGAAGCTCATGACCACCCTGGGCGAGGGCGGCATGGTGACCACCGACGACGCGGCCCTGGCCGACCGCCTGCGCGCGCTGCGCCAATGGGGCGGCGAAGGCTGGGGCTCGAGCTTCAAGCTCACCAAGCCCCAGGCCGCCGTGGGCCTCGTGCAGCTTCGCCGCCTCGACGCGATGATCGCCCGCCGCCGCGAACTGGCCCTCGCGCGCTCGCGGCTGCTCGACGGCGTGCCCGAGCTCACGCTGCCGCTCGAGCCGCCCGGCTGCGAGCACACCTTCTACCTTTACACCCTCCTCGTGCCGCGCGAGTGGGCCGGGCCGAAGCGCGACCGGCTGATGGCCCTGCTCGAGCAGGACTACGGCGTCGGCGCCGTGGTGGCCAACCCGCCCACCTACCTGTCGCACCCGTTCATCCGCGAGCGGACGGCGGGCCAGGTGCTGCCGCGCGCCGAGGAGCTCGGCGGCCGCATCCTCTGCGTCGCGCTGCACCCCCGGATGACCGACGACCTGAACGAGTACATCGCGGCCGCCGTGATCGAGGCGGTGGAGAGAGTCGCACAAGAGCGGGGATGA
- a CDS encoding zinc-binding dehydrogenase, giving the protein MRRVAAMDGRGQFSVIEEAIPDPKPGQVLIEVAASLVSPGTELGGVPARRKNPSDSPPRPFGYQNAGVVIRLGEGVTRFRVGDRVATMGGGYALHASHSVAPVNLTVPIPEGVSFEEAAFCHLAATALHCLRRAEPQFGENFAVSGLGLVGLLCVQFAKLSGTHVAGLDRFPKRLALARATGADAAFNVAEADPVPRVREFCRGHGLDCGILAFGGEATEAARQLYEMMLPAPDGHRWGRLVAVGGARVTLGLAADLGNVDIRSSARPGPGYHDDAWEHGADYPPVFVPWTTQRNLEESLRAIAEGALRVKPLITDVVPLAQAPAACEKLVSSPGEAIGVILKP; this is encoded by the coding sequence ATGCGAAGAGTGGCAGCGATGGACGGGCGCGGCCAGTTCTCGGTCATCGAAGAGGCCATTCCCGACCCGAAGCCGGGGCAGGTGCTCATCGAGGTCGCCGCCTCGCTCGTCAGCCCGGGCACCGAGCTGGGCGGCGTGCCGGCCCGGCGGAAGAACCCCAGCGACTCCCCGCCGCGGCCCTTCGGCTACCAGAACGCGGGCGTGGTGATCCGGCTGGGCGAGGGGGTCACGCGGTTCCGCGTGGGCGACCGCGTGGCGACCATGGGCGGCGGCTACGCGCTGCACGCCAGCCACTCGGTGGCGCCGGTGAACCTCACGGTGCCCATCCCCGAGGGCGTGTCGTTCGAGGAGGCCGCCTTCTGCCACCTGGCCGCCACCGCGCTCCACTGCCTCCGCCGCGCCGAGCCGCAGTTCGGCGAGAACTTCGCCGTCAGCGGCCTCGGCCTCGTGGGCCTCCTGTGCGTGCAATTCGCGAAGCTCAGCGGCACACACGTGGCCGGCCTCGACCGCTTCCCCAAGCGGCTGGCCCTCGCGCGGGCGACGGGGGCCGACGCCGCCTTCAATGTGGCCGAGGCCGACCCCGTGCCGCGCGTGCGGGAGTTCTGCCGCGGCCACGGCCTCGACTGCGGGATCCTCGCCTTCGGCGGCGAGGCGACCGAGGCGGCGAGGCAGCTCTACGAGATGATGCTGCCCGCGCCCGACGGCCATCGCTGGGGCCGCCTCGTCGCCGTGGGCGGCGCCCGCGTCACCCTCGGCCTCGCCGCCGACCTGGGGAACGTGGACATCCGTTCCTCCGCCCGCCCCGGCCCCGGCTACCACGACGACGCCTGGGAACACGGCGCCGACTACCCGCCCGTCTTCGTGCCCTGGACCACCCAGCGGAACCTCGAGGAGAGCCTGCGCGCCATCGCCGAGGGCGCGCTGCGCGTCAAGCCGCTCATCACCGACGTCGTGCCCCTCGCCCAGGCCCCCGCCGCCTGCGAGAAGCTCGTCTCCTCGCCCGGCGAGGCCATCGGCGTCATCCTGAAGCCGTGA